TTCAGATACTCAGGGGCAATCGGCGACAGTCTTTGCCTTCACCCATCTGCTGGGCATCAACTTGATGCCACGTATCCGCAACTGGCGTGACCTGGTGATGTGCCGGCCGGATCGCGGCGCGTCGTACAAGCATATCAACCGCCTGTTCACCGACACTGCCGACTGGCACTTGATCGAAACTCACTGGCAAGATCTGATGCAGGTCGCGCTGTCCATCCAGGCCGGCAAAATCTCCTCGCCTATGCTGCTGCGAAAACTCGGCTCCTATAGTCGGCGCAACAAGCTCTACCATGCGGCCCAGGCACTGGGCAGCGTGATCCGCACGATCTTCCTGCTCAACTGGATCGGCAGCCGCGAGCTGCGCCAGGAAGTTACCGCCAACACCAACAAAATCGAGTCCTACAATGGTTTCTCGAAGTGGCTTTCGTTCGGTGGCGACGTGATTGCCGAGAACGATCCGGACGAACAGCAAAAACGTCTGCGCTACAACGACATGGTGGCCTCATCGGTGATCCTGCAGAACACTGTAGATATGATGCGCATCCTGCAGAAATTGGCCCGAGAGGGTTGGCAGTTCACCGACGAGGATGTGTCCTTCCTCAGCCCCTACCTGACCAGCAACGTCAAACGCTTCGGCGAATTCAACCTAAAGCTCAACCGGCCACCGGAGCCCTGGATTAAGGACTCGGTGTTCCAACAAGCTGCCGGCTCGCTGCGGGTGATCACACCTCGCCAGCTAGATACCGAGAAAACGACATGATCAATGTTCCTCCCGCAGCCTTTCGCGTTACACCGTACGGCGAAGTCGATGCGGTGGCGTTGGAAAACCTACGCGACGGCTTCGACGCCTCTCAACTGCTCCGGCTGGTTGATCGATTGGACGCCTGCTTGCTGCAACTGGGCGGAACCACCGCCATTCGCGACGAGCTGCTGAGATTGCATGCGATGGCTCTGACGATAATTGAGGGCATCGCCCTTACGGTGCCTGCCGAGAGTGCTTGTATCTGGGCAGAAGCCGAATCTCTGCAGACGGATCTTGAGGCGCTGGTTTCCTGGGCTCGCACTGCTCAGCTCATCATTGCGCCGCTGATCAATCTTGCTCCACAGCACGAGGCATGAGCGCTCTCGCCGATTTCGACCAGGCTCAGCGGTTTTTGATCATGGCTGGAATCGCCCTTAAGTAGATCAACTCACCAATCAATTCTACGAGTGTCTGAGTGATCACAGCCGCCGCAGCCAGCCCGCGAATGGACTCCGGGAGCGCTAGGGCCAGGGGAAGCACTACAAGCGAGTTGCGAGTGCCTGAGCTAAAGGCCACTGCCCGTGCGGCAGAAGCCTCCAAGCCAAATAGCCGGGAGCTGAGTACGCCGAGGGCCGGAGCGAGTAGTAGAAACGCTCCGTATACCGGAAGCAACGGCGCCAGGATGTCGAGTTGGTACACGACAGCCGCGATCTGCGAACCCACCACCACGATTAGAACCAGGGCCATTGCAGGCACTGGCAGCCAGGCCCAACCTGCGCTCCATGCGCGAAGCAGCAGAGATCGGCGTCCGCCAAATTCGGTGAGCACAGCCGCTACCAAGGGTAGGACGATCAGTAACAGGAAGGCTTCTGCGAAGGGCCACAGCTCGATCACTGTGCCGGCTTCGGGGCCAAGGATTAGCCGCAAGTAGAGGGGCAGCAGCAGAAGCTGGAGCAACAGCAGCAATGGCGTCGCCGCGAGCACCAGACGAGAGTCCCCTTTGCCCAGGTGGGTGAAGACCACCACGTAATCGATACAAGGCGTCAGCAGGACAAGCAGCGCGCCGACCAACAAGGCCTTGTTCGATGAGAGCGGCCACGTCACCAGCCACACCATCAATGGCACCAATAGGAAGTTGGCCAGCAACAAGGCACCGACGAAGCGGCGGTTGGCAAAAGCTTCTCGCAGCTCCAAAAAAGGAATCTGCAGAAACATGGCATACATCAGCACGGCAATCGCCGGTGTGATGGCCATGGCCGTCAGTCCGGTGAATTGCGCAGAGCTCAGGCCTGCAATGGCAGCGGCCACCACCGCCGCGAAATAAAATGCTATCTGGTGTTCTTCCAGCCAGTCCCGCGACATCTGATATCTTCCCTTGTTGCGCAAGGGCGACATTCTCCCACTGGCATCGGATTTAACCCAGCGTTGAGGCTGGTTGCTTTTCGCTTTGCCGTTGGGCGAAGTCCGCAACGGTCCTAACAAGTCCTGCCGATAAGAGGATGCATGATGTTTCGAAATAACTGGATGGCGGGTCTGAGGCAAGTGCTCGCCATCGCCAGGAGTTAACCGCAATGAATCCTCAACCTTCAGGCATGCCCTGGAACCTGCTGCTGCTAACCTGGCTGGTCGCACTGGTATCGACCCTGTCCGCGCTGTTCATTGGTGAGGTGATGGGCCAGGCACCCTGCGTGTTGTGCTGGTTCCAGCGTGCCTTCATGTTTCCGCTGGCGGTGATCCTGGCCATCGCCTGCTACCGCTCGGATTTCACCGTCTGGCACTATGCCCTGCCGCTGACCGCTATCGGTGCGGCACTGGCATTTGTTCACACGCTGCTCTATGCAGGGCTGATTCCACAGCCGATCCAGCCCTGCACGGCCACTGGTCCATCCTGCTCAGGCGCCGGAATGACCCTCTTCGGCGTGGTGCCCCTGCCGGCACTCGCCTTGTTCGCTTTTATCCTTATCGCCATCCTGCTCATAATCATCCGTCGGAGAACCACCCCATGAATCGCCGTTCCGTGGTCCTGATCGTCAGTGTCGTGATCCTGGCCGTCTTTGCTGCCGCCGCATTCTTCTATTCCCCCTCGCAATCGCCTCAACAGGCCCAGGCTCCCGGTTCGACAACCCAAGAGACCGCGACACAACCCAAACAGAACGGCGGCCAGTTGGTTCGCTTCCACTCACCAGTGTTCGGCCCGGCGCAAGCGCCAGTGACCATCGTCGAATTCTTTGACCCTTCCTGCGAGGCATGCCGCGCCTTCCACCCCTATGTGAAGCAGATCCTCGCCGAGAACCCGGAAGACGTGCGTTTGGTGCTGCGCTATGTACTGTTCCATCAAGGCTCCGAAGAGGTGGCGCGAATGCTGGAGGCGGCGCGTAAGCAAAATCTCCATGAACAAGTGTTGGGGGCTGTGCTGGAAGCCCAACCCGGTTGGCACGACGACCCCAAGGTAACGCAGGCATGGGCTGCTGCAGAGCGCGTCGGTTTGAACTTGGAACAGGCCCGCCAGGACATGCATACGCCTGGCGTCAACGCCGTGCTGGAAACGGACATGCAGGACGTTAAAGCCGTTGGGGTTCGTGGCACGCCGACTTTTTTTGTCAATGGTCGTGCGCTCAGCGAGTTTGGCCCGGAGCCGCTGCGCCAGTTGGTGAACAGCGAAGTGGCCAAGGCACGAGAATGACACTATGAGCGCGCTGGAAAACCGCGTGCCACCGCTGCTCGTGGCCGGCCTGATCGCTGTGCTGATGGGTTTGTCGGGAACCAAATTGCCGGGTTTCGAACTGGCATGGACCGCGCGCCTGACCTTCGCTTTGCCAATACTGCTCCTGGGGCTCGGCGTGTGCCTCGCCGGCGTCCTGTCGTTTCGCCGCGCGCGTACTACGGTTAATCCATTGCAGCCGCAGCAGGCTTCTGCATTAGTGGAGGCTGGCATCTACCGGTACAGCCGCAACCCCATGTACTTAGGCTTTGCCATTATCCTGGCGGCTTGGGCGCTGGTCTTGGCCTCGCCTCTAACCCTGCTTGGCGTAGTTGCTTTCGTGCTGTACATGAACCGTTTCCAGATCCCAGCCGAAGAGTGGGCGCTGGAAACATTGTTCGGCGAATCATTTGCCCGCTACCGTGCACGAGTCCGCCGCTGGCTCTGAGCGTCCGCGGCGGTAGCGACTGGCGGGGCTTGCTCGTCGCGGCAGCCTGCCGAAGGTGCCACGACCTAGCCTGATCTCCTCGTGACGAGCTGCTTTGGCCACATGCCGCTAGCATGTCTCTGGTCGAAGACATAGCGCCAACGAGTGATGTCGCAAGTTCACTCCGTTGATATCGAGATAAC
This DNA window, taken from Pseudomonas sp. FeN3W, encodes the following:
- a CDS encoding isoprenylcysteine carboxylmethyltransferase family protein, coding for MSALENRVPPLLVAGLIAVLMGLSGTKLPGFELAWTARLTFALPILLLGLGVCLAGVLSFRRARTTVNPLQPQQASALVEAGIYRYSRNPMYLGFAIILAAWALVLASPLTLLGVVAFVLYMNRFQIPAEEWALETLFGESFARYRARVRRWL
- the tnpC gene encoding Tn3 family transposase post-transcriptional regulator TnpC: MINVPPAAFRVTPYGEVDAVALENLRDGFDASQLLRLVDRLDACLLQLGGTTAIRDELLRLHAMALTIIEGIALTVPAESACIWAEAESLQTDLEALVSWARTAQLIIAPLINLAPQHEA
- a CDS encoding thioredoxin domain-containing protein, whose protein sequence is MNRRSVVLIVSVVILAVFAAAAFFYSPSQSPQQAQAPGSTTQETATQPKQNGGQLVRFHSPVFGPAQAPVTIVEFFDPSCEACRAFHPYVKQILAENPEDVRLVLRYVLFHQGSEEVARMLEAARKQNLHEQVLGAVLEAQPGWHDDPKVTQAWAAAERVGLNLEQARQDMHTPGVNAVLETDMQDVKAVGVRGTPTFFVNGRALSEFGPEPLRQLVNSEVAKARE
- a CDS encoding arsenic resistance protein, translating into MSRDWLEEHQIAFYFAAVVAAAIAGLSSAQFTGLTAMAITPAIAVLMYAMFLQIPFLELREAFANRRFVGALLLANFLLVPLMVWLVTWPLSSNKALLVGALLVLLTPCIDYVVVFTHLGKGDSRLVLAATPLLLLLQLLLLPLYLRLILGPEAGTVIELWPFAEAFLLLIVLPLVAAVLTEFGGRRSLLLRAWSAGWAWLPVPAMALVLIVVVGSQIAAVVYQLDILAPLLPVYGAFLLLAPALGVLSSRLFGLEASAARAVAFSSGTRNSLVVLPLALALPESIRGLAAAAVITQTLVELIGELIYLRAIPAMIKNR
- a CDS encoding disulfide bond formation protein B, yielding MNPQPSGMPWNLLLLTWLVALVSTLSALFIGEVMGQAPCVLCWFQRAFMFPLAVILAIACYRSDFTVWHYALPLTAIGAALAFVHTLLYAGLIPQPIQPCTATGPSCSGAGMTLFGVVPLPALALFAFILIAILLIIIRRRTTP